Proteins encoded within one genomic window of Gigantopelta aegis isolate Gae_Host unplaced genomic scaffold, Gae_host_genome ctg5806_pilon_pilon, whole genome shotgun sequence:
- the LOC121366459 gene encoding cation channel sperm-associated protein 2-like, which produces MGKKSRLSQSVVARKRKSSIDQNPFEVRVNRKKHDVLGQRREKGERGLPGVSRSHAIEKIDDTEDHFGGFLHKKRSSNLEENERKVNILNAKAETSEDQNEGEQSGNEQNNEEQSETEDNEEQSGNEDNDEEQSGNEDNDEEQSGNEKDEEHNVECYASDLESDG; this is translated from the exons ATGGGTAAGAAGAGTAGACTCTCTCAGTCTGTAGTTGCTCGGAAGAGAAAGAGCTCAATTGATCAAAATCCATTTGAAGTTCGAGTTAATCGTAAGAAACATGACGTGTTAGGtcaaagaagagaaaaaggAGAAAGAGGTTTACCTGGTGTGTCAAGATCACATGCAAtagagaaaa TTGATGATACTGAAGATCATTTTGGTGGATTTTTACACAAGAAGAGATCTTCAAATCTAGAAGAGAATGAAAGAAAGGTAAATATATTGAATGCAAA AGCAGAAACATCTGAAGATCAAAATGAAGGAGAACAATCAggaaatgaacaaaataatgagGAACAATCAGAAACAGAAGATAATGAAGAACAATCAGGAAATGAAGACAATGATGAAGAACAATCAGGAAATGAAGACAATGATGAAGAACAATCAGGAAATGAAAAGGATGAGGAACACAATGTTGAATGTTATGCCTCAGATCTGGAGTCTGATGGTTAG